GCGATCATCCTCCTCGGCAATCTCGCCATGGCCGCCTACCTGCTGCGCGAGCTTTTTGCCGTGTCCGCCCGGGCGCCCAACGCGCTCAACGAGGTCTTCGCCCGCCGCAATCCCGGCACGCTGCCGCTGCCCGGTCTGTTGACCGTCGCCGCCGTCGCCGTTTACCTGCTCGCGTGACCCACCCGCCCGCCTCCGCCCGCCTGAGCTTTTGGCAGCGGCGCGTCCGCGGGCCGATTGTCGCCTTGTTTACCCAGGGGATCACCCCCGACAAAGTCGCCCTCACGCTCGCGGTCGGCACCGCCTGCTCGCTGTTTCCCTTTCTCGGCTTCACCTCGCTGCTCAACCTCGGCGTCGGGCTGTGGCTGCGGCTCAACCAGCCGCTGCTCCAGACTCTCAACTATCTGCTCACGGTGCCGCACCTGCTGATGATCGTCGTTTACGTGCGCATCGGCGAGGGGCTCTGGCGCATGCAGGACGACCGCTTTTCCGTGGCCGAAATGCTCCGCGTGTTCCGCGAGGCGACCATCGGCGAATTCCTGCAACGCTTCGGCTGGGCGGGCGTGCATGCCTTCACTGCCTGGGCCCTGACCGCCCCGCTGCTGATCGCGGTGATCTACTTCGCGGTCCGCCCGGCGTTGCGCCGACTGGCCGGCTCGCGCGAACTCAACCGCGCAGTTGCAGACGTGCCGTCCGGGGTTTGACCGCCCAGGCCGCGCCGGCCTCGGCCAGGCCCTGACCCGTGCGGGCCGCGGCCAGCAAAACCTCGTCCAAACCGGACACGTAGGAGAAGACCTGTCCGTCCACTTCGTGCCGCCGGATGTGGGCCGCCGGCACCGGTGTGACCAAAAACTCGCGGTGCAGCCCGGCGATGCAGCGCACATGCAGCGACGCCATGCCAATGGTGCAGACTTCCGCCGGCTCACCCCGGTGATACTTGAGCACATCGCGAAGCATGCGCTCCCGGGTGTCCGATTCCGGAAACGCCGTCTGCTCCCAACGTCCACCCGGTCCGTCGAGGCAGGCATGGCTGTCCTGCACCCACTCGGCGGTGCCGTTCGTTCCCTCGATGCGAAGCGAGGGCCGGCCGATCGCGGCGGAGCTGTGCGTGCCGTAGAAATCCAGCCTGACTCCGTTCACCGTCCGCAGTTGGAGCATCGCGGTGTCGAAGGACTCGATCGCCTGCGCCCGGTAAAGCTCGGCGGTCAGGTTAACGGGCTCGTTGAGCGGCGCCCCGGCCCGCTCGGCCAGGTTGAGCATCACCATGAGAAAATGGGACATGGCGTTGCTCACCGGTGAGTCCAGCACCCAGGCGCCCTCCAGCTTGAGGCGGCCGGCCCAGGCATTGCGCGAGTAGTAGGCGTGGCTGCGCGGCCATGCCGCATGCACCACCAGCCGGCGGAGGGCACCGATCGCGCCGTCCGCGAGTTTCCGCCCGAGCGCGCGCACCTCCGGCGCATGCAGATACTGGAAGCCCACCGCCACGCGGCGCTGATTGGCCGCCGCCGCCTCCGCCATGGCCGCAACGTCGGCCGGGGTGGCGGTGAGGGGTTTCTCCACCAGGACGTCCACGCCGGCACGCACCAGCGCCAGCGTCATGGTGGCGTGCAGGTGAATGGGCGTGGGCACGACCGCAAACGCAATGCGCAACCGCGGCAGCGCCGCCAGCAGCGCTTCGAAGCTGGCCAGAATCTCGCAGCCGGCGGCGCGCAAATCCCCGACCACGGTCTCGTCCGGTTCGGGCGGGAAAACCACCGCCGCCGCCAGCACGAGTTCACCGCGCCGGTGGAAATCCAGCAGGTGCCGGAGATGCACGCGGCCGTAGCCGCCGACGCCCACGAGGACGGTGCGCGGGGCGCTCAAGCGGCCGCCTCCGGTTTCGACCGGCCGCAGGCTGGCGGAGTGCAGGGAGGGGTGGGCATGTGCGAACCCGAGCATTTCGCACGCCGGAGTCGTCACAACGGCCCCATCGGGTAACAGTTAGATTCATGCGGGCTTCCCGGCGGACTGTCTGGTCGTTACTGCATGGTCACCCCGGCTCCCACGCCCCAGCCTCCGCCCACCCCGCCCCATGACCCTCGGCCCCATCCACGTCCTCGATCTTGCCGTCATCCTCGCCTACCTTGGCGCCGTTCTTTGGTTCGGCTGGCGGAGCTCCCACCAGTCGGCGAGCGAGGAGGGCTTCTTCCTTGCCGGCCGCAAGCTCGGCAAGGCCTACCAGTTTTTCCTCAGTTTCGGCAACGCGACCGAGCCCCAGGGCGCGGTCAGCACCGCCAGCCTCGTGCTCCAGCGCGGCGTGACCGGCGTGTGGTTCGCGTTCCAGACCGTTTTCATGAACCCCTACTTCTGGTTCATGAACACCTGGTTTCGCCGCGTGCGGCTCGTGACGCTGGCCGACATGTTTGAAGACCGCCTCGGCAGCCTGTGGCTCAGCCGCTTCTACGCGCTGTTTCAGGTCGGCGTCGCCTGCGCCCTGCTCGGTTTCGGCAATTTCGTCGCCTACAAGATCGCCTCGTCCATCACGCTCAAGCCGGAGGCGCAGTGGACCGCGGCCGAGCGCGCGGCCGTGGACGGCTACATCGAGCTCAAGCAGCTCGAGCAGCAGGTGATCGCCGGCACCCTGCCGGCCGAGGCGAAGCCGCGCCTCGCCGACCTGCGTGACCGCCATGCCCGCGGCGAGTTGCACAGCTACATCACCGTGCTGCCCTCGCTGCCGTTCTACCTCGTCTTCGCCGTGGTGATCGGCGCCTACATGATCCTCGGCGGCATGGCCGCCGCTGCGCTCAACGAGGCGCTGCAGGGTGTGCTCATCATCGTCTTTTCCATTCTGCTGCTGCCGACCGGCCTCCACGCCATCGGCGGCTGGGACCAGCTCAAGGAGCGCGTGCCGCGCGACATGTTCGACCTGTTCGGCGGCAGCGGCGGTTCGCCGCTGTTCATCTTCGCCGTGTTGTTCGCCAGCCTCGTGCAGATCCACGGCCTGAGCCACAACATGGGCATCTACGGCTCCGCCAAGGATGAGTTCGCCGCCCGCTTCGGCGGCGTCTCGGGCGCCTACATGAAGCGCGTGATGATCGTCCTCTGGGCCTTCGCCGGCCTGATCGCGATCGCGCTCTTCGGCCCCGGCGGTCTCGCCGACCCCGACGCGGCCTGGGGTGTCATGACCAACAGGCTGCTCGGGCCCGGCTTCATCGGCCTGATGCTCGCGGGCATTCTCGCCGGCACGATGTCCACCCTCGCCGCCAAGGCCCTGGCCATCGCCTCGCTCTTCGTCCGCAACTTCTGGCGGCACCTCCGCCCGCAGACCACGCAGGAGGAATCCGTGCGCGCCGCCCGCTGGACCATCTTCGCCGTGCTCGTGCTCGGGGTGATTTCCGCCGAGGCGATGAACGACATCGAGACGCTCATCAAGCTGGTGCTGACGGTGAACATTCCCTTCGGCGCCGCGGTGATCCTGATGTTCTTCTGGCGCCGCCTCACTGTGCCCGCCGTGTGGGCCTCGGTCGCGCTCACCGCCTTTGCCATCCTGATCGCCCCGCTGACGGCCTCCCAGTTTCAGGCCGTGGCCCGCCATCCCTCGCTCGTGCAGACCGTCGAGGGCCCGGCCGGCAAACCCGTGCCGGTTTACTTCAAACAGGTCGTGCGCAGCAACCCCGACGACCCCACCAGCGCGCTGGAGGGCCGCGGCCGCTTCAACTTCGAGTGCTACGCCCTCTCCTGGCTCGGCCTGAATCCCGCCCAGCTCACCCCGGCCGGTCGCGAGACCGCCCAGTTTCTCTTCGACGGTTTCTTTCCCTTCGTCGTGCTGATTCTCGTCAGCCTCTTCACCCGGCCGCCCGACCGGGCGCGCGTGGATCAGTTCTACGGGAAGATGAAGACCCCGGTCGGCGCCACGCCCGAACTGGAGGCCGCAGCCATGACTGAAACCCGCCGCGCGCCGGGCCGCTTCGATCACACCAAGCTCTTCGGCGCCCATTCGTCGTGGGAGTTCTGCAAATGGGACCGCGTGGACACGCTCGGCTTCCTCGGCTGCTGCGCCACCTCCGGCGCCATCATCCTCGTCTTCTGGCTGCTCCTGCGCTGGGCGTCCGGCGGCGCCTGAGCCTCGGCCATTTTATCCGGATCAGACTCCTCGCCTGGCTGCTGGCCGTCGTCACTTCCTCCCTAGCAGCGGATTATCGTCCGCAGGACTTCGGTGCCGTTGCCGACGGCAAAAACACCGCCACCCTCCGCCTTGCCCCCGGCTGGACCGCCACCCGCTGCGGCCTCGACGGCTCGTCGCCAACCCCGATCCGCGCCGGCACCCAACTCGCCTACCGGCCCTACGAGATCCTGAGCGTGCGCATCTCCCTCAGCGCACGATCAGCTCGTGGCGGAGAGGCGTAGTAATGCCAATCACCCCTGCCTCAATCAGCCGGACCCCGCGCGCCTTCAGAGCGCCGTCGCCGCCTGGGGCGGCACGTAGGCCTTGCGGGCCTTCCGCACCTGGCCGTGGTTTTCATTCGCCCAGTGGATGAGCGGTGTGACCTTCGTCAGGAGCGATTCCCCGAGTGCAGTCAGCGTGTATTCCACCTTGGGCGGCACCGAGGCATGCACCTCGCGCGTGACGTAGCCGTCGCGCTCCAGTGCGCGCAGCGTCTGCGCGAGCATGCGCTGCGAGATGTCGCCGATTGCCCGTTTCACCTCGGTGAAGCGCAGCGTGCCGTCGGCCAGCGCCAGCAGGGTCAGCAGGCTCCACCGGTCGCCGATGCAGTCGAGCACATCGCGGACCGGGCAGCGCGTCTCGTGGCCGGAACCGGGCACGACGGGTGGGAGGATGAGTTTGGCGGGCATGGTGCGAGTCGGTTACCGCGGGGTTACCTGGTGACAAAAAAGACCTCTCTTGTAGGGGCGTCGCATCTTCGGTATTCTTTCGTAACCAAAGGGCGCATTTGAACCGAGACAAGCCCGGAACCGCCCCGCGAACCAAAAACATCCCGCCGCCACCATGATCGCCCTCACCGCCGCCACCGGCCAGCTCGGCCGCCTCGTCGTCACCCAGCTCCTTGAACAGATCCCCGCGAACCAGATCGTCGCCGTCGTGCGCAACCCCGCCAAGGCCGCCGATCTCGCCGCCCGTGGCGTGAACGTGCGCCGGGCGGGATACACTGACGCCACCGCCCTGGAGCAGGCGCTGGTTGGGGTGGACCGCCTGCTCCTCATCTCGTCGAGTGAGATCGGACAGCGCACCGCCCAGCACCAGAACGTCGTCGCCGCGGCCAAGCGCGCCGGCGTAAAACTTCTCACTTACACCAGTCTGCTCCACGCCGACGAAAGCCCCCTTGATCTCGCCTCCGAACACGTCGCCACCGAGCAGGCGATCAAGGCCTCCGGCCTGCCGCACATCATCCTGCGCAACGGCTGGTATACCGAGAACTACACCGCCTCGGTGAGCCCCGCCGTCGCCAACGGCGCCTTCCTCGGCAGCGCCGGCGACGGACGGATTTCGCTGGCCGCCCGCGCCGACTATGCCGCCGCCGCCGTGGCCGCCCTGACGGGTCAGGCGGAAACCGGCCGCACCTACGAGCTCGCCGGTGACACCGCCGTGACGCTGGCTGAGCTGGCCGCGGAAATATCCCGCCAGACCGGCAAGACCTTCCCCTACCGGAATCTCCCCGTGGCGGAGTATGCGGCCATTCTGCTCAAGATCGGCCTTCCTCCCGCCCTCGCCCACGGCCTGGCCCACTGGGATGACGAAGCGGCGCGCGGCGCACTGTTCGACGACGGGCGCGAGTTGAGCCGTCTCATCGGCCGGCCGACCACGCCCCTCGCCGAATCCGTCCGGCAGGCCCTGAAAAGCTGATCACAGCTTAACGGAGCGGCCCGTGCGCAGGGATTTGGCGGCGGCCTCGGCGAGGACTATCGCCTGGCGACCGTCCTGGGCGGTCACGGGCAGCGGCTTGTCGTTAACCACCGCGTCCACGAAGGTCGCGAGCTCGATGCGGTAGGCCTCGGCATAACGCTCGAGGAAGAAGTGCAGCGGCTTGTCGGAGCTGACGGCGTTGCCATCGGCGAGCTCGACGGTCGTCGGCGTCTGGTTGCCGGCGAGCAGGCGGCCCTTGGCGCCATGGACCTCGATGCGCTGGTCGTAGCCGTAGGCGGCGCGGCGGCTGTTGTTGATGTGGGCCAGCTTGCCGGACTTCGTCTTCATCACGATCATCACCGAGTCGGTGTCGCCGACCTTGGCGACCGCCGGGTCCACGAGACAGCTGCCGTAGGCGAAGATCTCCGCCGGTTCCTCGCCGAGGAGCCAGCGCGCCATGTCGAAGTCGTGGATGGTCATGTCGCGGAACTGGCCACCGGAGACCTTCAGGTAGCCGATCGGCGGCAGGCCGGGGTCGCGACTGGTGATGACGACCTGCTCGACGTTGCCGATGGCGCCGGCGGCGATGCGCGCCTTCACGGCGGCGAAGCTCGGGTCGAAGCGGCGATTGAAGCCGACGAACATCGGCATCTTCGCCTTCTTCACGGCGGCGAGACAGGCGTCCACGCGCTTGAGCGATAGATCGATCGGTTTCTCGCAGAAGATCGCCTTGCCAGCCTTCGCCGCGGCGATGGCGAGATCGGCGTGCGTGTCGGTGGACGACGCGATGATGACGGCCTGCACCTCGGGGTCGCCGAGGGCGGTGCCGATGTTGGTCACGCGCGCGCCGTGTTTCGTGGCGAGCTTCTGCGCGGCGTCGGTGTTGACGTCCACGATGTAACGGAGCCGGGCCTGGCCGGAGGCGGCGAGGTTGGCGGCATGGATGGCGCCGATCCGACCGGCACCGAATTGGGCAAAGGTGAGCATGGGAATGGAGGAGATAAAAGTGAGAGTGAGGGTGAAAGTGGAGGCAGGGATCAGGTTCTGTTATCCTGTCATTCTGAGCGTAGCGAAGAATCCAGTAACGTGGGCGGGGCGTGATTCGTGCTGGATCCTTCGCTTTGCTCAGGATGACGGTTGCGTGTTAATGGTCCGTGGTCGGTTGTCCGTGGTCTCTTGGTCTTACTTCTTCCAAATATCCCCCTCTCCCTCCGCGAACCAACGGGAGGTGGTGACCTTGGGTTGGGTGTAGAACAGGACGCCGGCGCGGCCCTGCATGTGCAGGTCACCGAAGAAGGACTCGTTCCAGCCGCTGAAGGGGAACATGGCCATCGGCGCGGGCACACCGACGTTGATGCCGATCATGCCGGCCCGCACCCGCTGCTTGAACTCGCGGGCCGCCCCGCCGCTGCGGGTGAAGATCGCCGCGCCGTTACCGTAGCTTGATGTGTTGGCCAGCGCGATGGCCTCGTCGAGGCCAGACATGTGCAGAACGTTGAGCACGGGACCGAAGACCTCCTCCTGGGCGAGCTTCATGTCGGCCCGGACATCCTCGATGATCGTGGCACCGAAGTAGAAACCGTTCGGCGCGTCTTTCACCTTCACGCCACGGCCGTCGGCGATGACTTTCGCACCCTCGCGTTCGCCGGCATCCACCAGCCCGCGGACGCGATCGCGGTGGGCGGCGGTGATGACCGCGCCCATGCCGGGCTGCGTCTCGACGTCGGTGCGGCCGACGGTGAGGGATTTCGCCGCCTTCACGAGCTCCGGCATCACTGCGCGACCGCGGTCACCGACGGTCAGCACGCTCGAGCCGGCCATGCAGCGCTCGCCGGCGCAGCCGAAGGCGGCGTTGATCACGGCTTCGACCGTCTTGCCGACGTCGGCGTCGGGCATGACGACCACGTAGTTCTTGGCACCGCCGTTGGCCTGCACGCGCTTGCCGTGTGCGGAAGCGACCTGGTGAATCGACCGCGCCACAGGGGTGGAGCCGACGAAGGAGACGGCCTTGACCAGCGGGTGCGTGAGCAGGGCATCGACGGCGGGCTTGCCGCCGTGCACGAGGTTGAAGACGCCCTTGGGCAGGCCGGCCTCGGCCAGCAGCTCGGCGAGACGGATGGCCGTGAGCGGCACGCGCTCGCTGGGTTTCAGGATGAAGGTGTTGCCGCACACGAGGGCGAGCGGGAACATCCACAGCGGGATCATGGCCGGGAAATTGAAGGGCGTGATGCCGACGCAGACGCCGAGCGGGTGGCGGGCCAGCTCGCCATCGATGCCGCGGGCAATGTTGGGCAGGAGTTCGCCGGTGAGGAGCGTCGGCGCAGCACAGGCAAGCTCCACGACCTCGAAACCGCGGAACAGGTCACCGCGCGACTCGGCGAGGGTCTTGCCATGCTCACGGGAGATGAGACGCGCGATGGCCTCGAAGTCGCGCTCCAGCAGCGTGCGGTATTTGAACATCACGCGGGCGCGCTCGCTCGGCGGCGTGTCGGCCCAGGCCGGGAACGCCGCGTGCGCGGCCTGCACGGCGGCCTCGACCTCGGCGGCGCCGCCGAGCGGAACCTCGGCGATCATTTCGCCCGTCGAGGGATTGAACACGGGCGATACGGCGAGGCCGGAGGCCTGCGACCATTCGCCGCCGATGAAGAACCGGCAGCGCGGGAGGGAGGAGGAAGGGGTCATAAATAAATCTGTTTCGCGTGTCATTCTGAGCGTAGCGAAGAATCCAAGATGATGTTCGCTAACGGTTGTAGTGCTGGATCCTTCGCTGCGCTCAGGATGACAGGTGGTGGGTATTGAGAATTTATCGCACCATCGCGGCGCGCACGAAGGCCACGAGGTCGGCGTAGCCGCCGAGGAACTGGTTGAGGGTGTGAACGGTCGCGCCGTAACGGACGAACTCGGCCGGCGGCATGCCGTCGGCATCGTGCGCCTTGATGAAATCGGGGAACTTTGCACGCAGCTCGGCGAGAATCGCGCCGTCCACGGGTTCGTCGATGGTGAGGCGCGGCGCGGTGGCAGAGACGTTGAACTTCGTCCACCACGTGTAGGGCACGGTCTGCAGCACCTCGCGGCCGATGATCTGCGACCAATGCCCCTCGTGGCGGTAGGCGGCGGCGAGCAGCGTGCCGGGGCGGCCGCTGGCTTTGAAGAGCTGGTGCGCGTGCTTGAAGACCGCGATGCCCGCCCAGTCGAGCGCGCCGGGTGCGGTCGCGATCTTCTCCGCCTCGGCGACGCGCTTCAACTGGTCGTCCACACGGCCGATCATGATCGTGATGTAGGGGCGGATGGCGTCGGCGTTGAGCCCGGCGGCCTTCGCGCGTTTCAGGCCGCGCTCAAGGGCGGCGGAAACAGCGAGTGCCTGGGCCACGGAAAAGCTGACGGTGGCGTTTACCCGGATGCCGCGTGCGGTCATTTCCTCCATCGCGGCGATGCCCACGTCGTTGGCCGGGGCCTTGATCGCGATGTTGGGCGCGAGCGCGGCGAGCTGGATAGCCTGTGCGACCATCAGGTCCTTGTTCGGATAGAACTTAGGGTTCACCTGCATGGACAGGAAACCCTTCATGCCCTTGGTCGCCTCATAGACGGGCAGGAGCTGTTTCGCCGAGGCCTGACCGAGTTCTTGGATCATTTTCCACGCAAGATCATCCTCGGTGTCGTGCGGGTGGTGCCGCATCAGGCGCTCGAGGATGGGCAGGCAGAGCTGCGGGTTGGCCTTGGCGGCCTGGGAGACGATGACGGGGTTCGACGTGCCGCCGACGGCGCCGAGCGCGACGGCTTCACCGAGTTCGGACGGAATGCCGGAGTCGTTCCACCAATCGGCGCCAAGCGCCGTCATCTGGGCCATACGGGAGGGATTCATGGGGAGTCCTGGGTTAAACACCGGTCTGGGCCCGCACGTAGGCGCGGGCGGCCTTGGCCTTCGGCAGGGCGGGCACCTTAACGGGGTCCTCCTCGGCCTCGACCACGAGCCAGCCACGGTAGTCAGCGCCGGCGAGGATGCGGAAGATCGCGGGATAATCCACGCAGCCGTCGCCAGCCACGGTGAACACGCCGTTGGCGACAGCGCGGTAGAACGACCAGCCCTCGCGCCGCACGCGGTCGGCCACCTCGGGGCGCACGCTCTTGAGATGCACGTGCGCGATGCGTGCCGCGTGGCGCCGGGCGACGGCAACGGGATCGATGCCGGCAAAAGCCAGATGACCGGCGTCGAGCAGCAAGGAAATCTCCGGCACACTGGCGAGCAGGCGCTCCAGGTCACCCTCGGCCTGGATGACCGTGCCCATGTGGTGGTGATAAACGATCTTCATCTCCTCGGCGGCGGCCACGGCGGCGAGGTGCTTCATTCCCGCCACCAGCTTCGGCCACTCGGCCTCGGAGAGTCGCGGCTCGAACGTTTCACCGAAACCAAGCGCGGCATGACGGTTGCCGTGGATGCAGCGGGTGCACTCGGCCACGATGGCCACGCGGGCGCCGAGCGTCTTCAGCAGATTCAGGTGACGACGAAAACCCTGCTCCTCCTCGGCCAACGGCTTCGAAGCGAGGTAGGTGCTGTGCCAGCCACTGACGAGCCGCAGATCGTGGCGGCCCAGCGCTTCGGCCAGTGTGGCCGGAGTGCGCGGGTAGGCGTGACCCAGTTCTGAACCGGCGAAGCCGGCGCCGCGCATTTCGGCCAGGATCGTTTCGAGCGGCACGTCGTAGGCGAGATCATCGAAGTCGTCGTTCGACCAGATGATCGGATTCGCACCGACCAGACAGTCGCGGAGTTGGACGGGGGAGCTCATGGCATCAGTAGTGGAAACGCTGTTGCTTGACTGCCCGGTCATAGGCCGCCCGCGCGGCGCGCACGGTGGGCACGGCCGAGACGGCGGCCGGCGGCACATCCCACCACGAGTAGCCGCGCATGACGGACTCCGGCGTGACCGGAATATAGATGAGGCAGGTGTTCTTCTCGGCCTTGGTGGCGGCGAGGGCGGCGCGCAGTTCGTCCTTGGTGCGCGCGGTGAAGGCCGTGGCGCCGAGGCTGCGGGCGTTGGCGGCATAATCCACCTCCATGAACGCGCCATCGAGCCGGCCGCTGCTGCCGGTGCGGGCGCGGAACTCGTTGCCGAAGCTCCGGCCGCCCTGTCCGCGCTGCAGATTGTGGATGCAGCCGAAAGCGCGATTGTCGTTCAGCACGACGGTGAGTTTCCGTCCTTCCTGCACGGCGGTGACGATCTCGGTGTGCAGCATCAGGTAGCTGCCGTCGCCGAGGAACGCATAGACCTCGCGCTCCGGCGCCGCGAGCTTCACGCCAAGCGCGCCGGCGATCTCGTAGCCCATGCAGGAGTAGCCGTATTCGGAATGGTAGTCCGTGGCCGACTTGCCGCGCCACAGCTTGTGGATGTCGCCCGGAATGCCGCCCGAGGCGTGGACCACGGTGCTGCGGGCGTCGGTGAATTCATTCAACACGCCGACCACCTCGCTTTGGTAGAGCAGGCCGTCGCGGCTGCGACGCCCGGGCGCGATCATTGCCTTCCACGGTTTCTCCCAATCGGCCTTGGCCTTGGCGATGGCCCGCGCATGGCCGGTCGGGGCGCGCCAGCTGCGGAGGAGACGGCCGAGCGCAGCGAGCGTGGCACGGGCGTCACCCACCAGCGGCAGGGCACCGTGCTTGGTGGCGTCGGCGGCATGGACATTGATCCCGAAGAAACGCACGCGCGGGTCCTGAAACTGGGTCTTGGAAGCCGTCGTGAAATCCGACAACCGCGTGCCGACGCAGATCACGACATCGGCCTCGGTCGCGATGAGGTTGGCCGCGAGCGTGCCGGTGACGCCGACCGCGCCGAGTCCGAGGGGGTGCGATTCGAGCAGCGCGCCCTTGCCCGCCTGCGTGACACCGACCGGGATGCCGGTGGCCTCGGCGAACTTCTGCAGCGCCAGCGTCGCATCCGAGTAATGCACGCCGCCGCCGGCGACGATCAGCGGTCGCTTGGCTTTGCGCAGGAACGCGGCGGCCTCGCGCAGTCGGGCGGCCAGCGGCACGGTGCGGTCGATTTCATAGACTCGCTTGGCAAAGAAATGCACCGGGCAGTCGAAGGCCTCGGCCTGGACGTCCTCGGGCAGGCAAATCGTCACGGCGCCTGTTTCCGCCGGATCGGCCAGCACGCGCATCGCCTCGGGCAGCGCGGTGAGCAGCTGCTCCGGCCGGTTGATGCGGTCCCAGTAACGCGAGACGGGGCGGAAGCAGTCGTTGACGCTCGTGTCGTGCGAGCCCGGGTGCTCGAGCTGTTGGAGCACGGGCGCGGGGCGGCGGTTGGCGAAGATGTCGCCCGGGAGCAACAGCACCGGCAGGCGGTTGACGGTCGCGGTGGCGGCGCCGGTGACCATGTTGGTCGCGCCGGGTCCGACCGACGAGGTGCAGGCGAGCGTGCCGAGGCGT
The DNA window shown above is from Oleiharenicola lentus and carries:
- a CDS encoding DUF2062 domain-containing protein, with protein sequence MTHPPASARLSFWQRRVRGPIVALFTQGITPDKVALTLAVGTACSLFPFLGFTSLLNLGVGLWLRLNQPLLQTLNYLLTVPHLLMIVVYVRIGEGLWRMQDDRFSVAEMLRVFREATIGEFLQRFGWAGVHAFTAWALTAPLLIAVIYFAVRPALRRLAGSRELNRAVADVPSGV
- a CDS encoding Gfo/Idh/MocA family protein, producing MLGFAHAHPSLHSASLRPVETGGGRLSAPRTVLVGVGGYGRVHLRHLLDFHRRGELVLAAAVVFPPEPDETVVGDLRAAGCEILASFEALLAALPRLRIAFAVVPTPIHLHATMTLALVRAGVDVLVEKPLTATPADVAAMAEAAAANQRRVAVGFQYLHAPEVRALGRKLADGAIGALRRLVVHAAWPRSHAYYSRNAWAGRLKLEGAWVLDSPVSNAMSHFLMVMLNLAERAGAPLNEPVNLTAELYRAQAIESFDTAMLQLRTVNGVRLDFYGTHSSAAIGRPSLRIEGTNGTAEWVQDSHACLDGPGGRWEQTAFPESDTRERMLRDVLKYHRGEPAEVCTIGMASLHVRCIAGLHREFLVTPVPAAHIRRHEVDGQVFSYVSGLDEVLLAAARTGQGLAEAGAAWAVKPRTARLQLRG
- a CDS encoding sodium:solute symporter family protein codes for the protein MTLGPIHVLDLAVILAYLGAVLWFGWRSSHQSASEEGFFLAGRKLGKAYQFFLSFGNATEPQGAVSTASLVLQRGVTGVWFAFQTVFMNPYFWFMNTWFRRVRLVTLADMFEDRLGSLWLSRFYALFQVGVACALLGFGNFVAYKIASSITLKPEAQWTAAERAAVDGYIELKQLEQQVIAGTLPAEAKPRLADLRDRHARGELHSYITVLPSLPFYLVFAVVIGAYMILGGMAAAALNEALQGVLIIVFSILLLPTGLHAIGGWDQLKERVPRDMFDLFGGSGGSPLFIFAVLFASLVQIHGLSHNMGIYGSAKDEFAARFGGVSGAYMKRVMIVLWAFAGLIAIALFGPGGLADPDAAWGVMTNRLLGPGFIGLMLAGILAGTMSTLAAKALAIASLFVRNFWRHLRPQTTQEESVRAARWTIFAVLVLGVISAEAMNDIETLIKLVLTVNIPFGAAVILMFFWRRLTVPAVWASVALTAFAILIAPLTASQFQAVARHPSLVQTVEGPAGKPVPVYFKQVVRSNPDDPTSALEGRGRFNFECYALSWLGLNPAQLTPAGRETAQFLFDGFFPFVVLILVSLFTRPPDRARVDQFYGKMKTPVGATPELEAAAMTETRRAPGRFDHTKLFGAHSSWEFCKWDRVDTLGFLGCCATSGAIILVFWLLLRWASGGA
- a CDS encoding winged helix-turn-helix transcriptional regulator, with the protein product MPAKLILPPVVPGSGHETRCPVRDVLDCIGDRWSLLTLLALADGTLRFTEVKRAIGDISQRMLAQTLRALERDGYVTREVHASVPPKVEYTLTALGESLLTKVTPLIHWANENHGQVRKARKAYVPPQAATAL
- a CDS encoding SDR family oxidoreductase; translation: MIALTAATGQLGRLVVTQLLEQIPANQIVAVVRNPAKAADLAARGVNVRRAGYTDATALEQALVGVDRLLLISSSEIGQRTAQHQNVVAAAKRAGVKLLTYTSLLHADESPLDLASEHVATEQAIKASGLPHIILRNGWYTENYTASVSPAVANGAFLGSAGDGRISLAARADYAAAAVAALTGQAETGRTYELAGDTAVTLAELAAEISRQTGKTFPYRNLPVAEYAAILLKIGLPPALAHGLAHWDDEAARGALFDDGRELSRLIGRPTTPLAESVRQALKS
- the iolG gene encoding inositol 2-dehydrogenase — its product is MLTFAQFGAGRIGAIHAANLAASGQARLRYIVDVNTDAAQKLATKHGARVTNIGTALGDPEVQAVIIASSTDTHADLAIAAAKAGKAIFCEKPIDLSLKRVDACLAAVKKAKMPMFVGFNRRFDPSFAAVKARIAAGAIGNVEQVVITSRDPGLPPIGYLKVSGGQFRDMTIHDFDMARWLLGEEPAEIFAYGSCLVDPAVAKVGDTDSVMIVMKTKSGKLAHINNSRRAAYGYDQRIEVHGAKGRLLAGNQTPTTVELADGNAVSSDKPLHFFLERYAEAYRIELATFVDAVVNDKPLPVTAQDGRQAIVLAEAAAKSLRTGRSVKL
- a CDS encoding CoA-acylating methylmalonate-semialdehyde dehydrogenase, which gives rise to MTPSSSLPRCRFFIGGEWSQASGLAVSPVFNPSTGEMIAEVPLGGAAEVEAAVQAAHAAFPAWADTPPSERARVMFKYRTLLERDFEAIARLISREHGKTLAESRGDLFRGFEVVELACAAPTLLTGELLPNIARGIDGELARHPLGVCVGITPFNFPAMIPLWMFPLALVCGNTFILKPSERVPLTAIRLAELLAEAGLPKGVFNLVHGGKPAVDALLTHPLVKAVSFVGSTPVARSIHQVASAHGKRVQANGGAKNYVVVMPDADVGKTVEAVINAAFGCAGERCMAGSSVLTVGDRGRAVMPELVKAAKSLTVGRTDVETQPGMGAVITAAHRDRVRGLVDAGEREGAKVIADGRGVKVKDAPNGFYFGATIIEDVRADMKLAQEEVFGPVLNVLHMSGLDEAIALANTSSYGNGAAIFTRSGGAAREFKQRVRAGMIGINVGVPAPMAMFPFSGWNESFFGDLHMQGRAGVLFYTQPKVTTSRWFAEGEGDIWKK
- a CDS encoding transaldolase family protein, producing the protein MNPSRMAQMTALGADWWNDSGIPSELGEAVALGAVGGTSNPVIVSQAAKANPQLCLPILERLMRHHPHDTEDDLAWKMIQELGQASAKQLLPVYEATKGMKGFLSMQVNPKFYPNKDLMVAQAIQLAALAPNIAIKAPANDVGIAAMEEMTARGIRVNATVSFSVAQALAVSAALERGLKRAKAAGLNADAIRPYITIMIGRVDDQLKRVAEAEKIATAPGALDWAGIAVFKHAHQLFKASGRPGTLLAAAYRHEGHWSQIIGREVLQTVPYTWWTKFNVSATAPRLTIDEPVDGAILAELRAKFPDFIKAHDADGMPPAEFVRYGATVHTLNQFLGGYADLVAFVRAAMVR
- the iolE gene encoding myo-inosose-2 dehydratase; this encodes MSSPVQLRDCLVGANPIIWSNDDFDDLAYDVPLETILAEMRGAGFAGSELGHAYPRTPATLAEALGRHDLRLVSGWHSTYLASKPLAEEEQGFRRHLNLLKTLGARVAIVAECTRCIHGNRHAALGFGETFEPRLSEAEWPKLVAGMKHLAAVAAAEEMKIVYHHHMGTVIQAEGDLERLLASVPEISLLLDAGHLAFAGIDPVAVARRHAARIAHVHLKSVRPEVADRVRREGWSFYRAVANGVFTVAGDGCVDYPAIFRILAGADYRGWLVVEAEEDPVKVPALPKAKAARAYVRAQTGV